Genomic window (Arachis hypogaea cultivar Tifrunner chromosome 13, arahy.Tifrunner.gnm2.J5K5, whole genome shotgun sequence):
GAAGAAGAACCAAGAGAACCATCTTGACAACAAAGGATGAAGTGGGGTGGAAGAAAATTATCACCAGCTTCTTCTTCTAATAgtattaataataatactaaGCATTCTTTCATctctcaagtgtctcctttttcATGGCTGTCCAAGTTCAAGCAGATGAGGATTAACTCGGAGCGAAAGCCAGGGCAGAATGCAAAGCAGAATTCTGTTCCATCTTATGGTTCAGCACCAAAGGATGCATGTGGGAATAGAGGTAGGTTTTATGGAGGGGAAGATGATGCCTTCTGGAGACTCTCATTTGGTGAAGAGAGTCATGAGCATAACAAGAGTAGTGAAGATATCTTGAAATCAACACTGCACAATTTGGATGGTGATCATGCCAATGATGTCATTCAGTCCTCAGCACAATTTGGACTGAGTGATAAAAGACATGGAAGAAGAGAAGCTAGTCTGAGGTTCAAGCAGAAGGATATTGGAATGGGAGAGGAAAGAAAGTTGCCAAGTGAGAATGAGTGTGATCATGGAGGAAAGGAATTTGAATTCTTAAGGAGGAGATATGAAAGGAAAGCACAAAAGGTTTTTCAAGATCAACTCTTGAAACTAGAAAAAGCTGCAGATAATCTAGAATCTGAATTTGCATCTAGCAACTCTAAGTCCTTGGAAAATGATGTGCTGAAATCCGAATCGCCTAGAACGATtcgaacaccaagaacaaattcgtACATCTCCTCTGTAAATTCAAAGAATTCTGGCCATGGAAATATTAAAGAAGGTGGTGTTAACTCTGGGAAGAATACTGAAGAGTTGAGAGTGAAGGTTAACAAGAAAAGGCAATCAATACATGTAAGCAAAGAACTTCAGAGGAGGAAGCCAAGGAATAGTCCAAGGGTAAGAGTGCATTCTCCGAGGATGGCTTCCAAGGTCGAAATCTGCAAAATAAAGGCCATAGAAGACATGAAGAAAGCAAAACTAAAGATGAAGAAAGAGgaggaaatttcagaggaaaCGGCAGGTGTAGACAGCTTTGCTGTGGTGAAATGCTCAATGGATCCGCAACAAGACTTCAGAGATTCGATGATGGAGATGATCGTGCAGAGGAAGATCAGCAGGCCAGAAGAAATGGAGGAGCTGTTGGCATGTTATCTCACACTGAATTCTAGTGAGTATCATGATATCATCATCAAGGTTTTTAGGGAGGTGTGGTTATATGTGAACAAGGTTTGTTGTCTTAAATCAGAAGCAATGCAGTTGCAATGATCAACAATTGCTGCTTTATTTATAGGAGAACTTAGAAGAAATGTGTATAGTTATTCTAACTCTACAAACATTTCTTTCTCTAGTtatgctttttaattttttcttcttggATTTCACCATTCTCTTCATTTCTTGTGTGTAAAATTCAAAACAAGTTGCAACAAGATCTCAACTAAACTACTGTTTTCAGATTTGATAAAGTTCAACTTCTATGTATTGTGCATGCAAACTGCATACTGCAAGTTGTTACAGTCAACATAGGATACCGGGGAAAAAAGCCAGAACAACAGTGGAGACAAATGAAACTTCTGAAGAAATGAGGCATATTCTAAAAGAGGGATAATGATTAATGAACATATAATACGTGCATAATTGAATACTTTTCTTCTAAGCACATGGGTACGGTCCTAGAAACTATATTTGGTTAGTTTAGAAAAGGCAGAATGGAAGGGAGTGATGAGATTATGAGCCCTTTCTTTCTTTGTTAGTACAGACCATGgattgtaaaagtagttttcaaTATACACTTCCTAAATTATAGAAGAGTATATTCTTAATGCAaggattaaaaaaagaaaataaagaagcttccaaataaaatttttattaattttctccAAAACGTATAGGTTCATAAAATAGCTTCCAATACTTTTTGAGTGCGGTCCTTCCTCGGTGTTTTTCCCCTACATATTTGAGCAAGAATTTAAGAATCTTGAGTAAGAATGCATTATATGGATAATTATGAATGTAATTGcatcttattttcttttgcaTCAACAAATGAGATGGTACACTTTGTTCTCGAGTTTTCAAAGAACCAAGTCAAGTTATAAACAAGTGTATAAACACTATTCTCAAGCTTGTTGAAGAAACGGTGGAAAGAGGTAAGGACTAAGGTGAGGACCATGAAAGAATCCCTTCTCCCTTATGTTTGGTCCATCTTCACATGGTTGACCAGGACCATATAAGAATCCCTTTTCTGTTCCCATCCTCTAAACTTAACATGAATTTCCATCTAGGCCCTCTGCACAATTTTAATTATTACCATTTCTGTGCCAACTATGCCCATTGTTCATCAAGTTAGAGCTCTTGTGTGGTTCTATCTGCCACCTGCCATCTAAATATTCAGGGGATAAATAAAGTATGTAACCTAA
Coding sequences:
- the LOC112792751 gene encoding uncharacterized protein → MRINSERKPGQNAKQNSVPSYGSAPKDACGNRGRFYGGEDDAFWRLSFGEESHEHNKSSEDILKSTLHNLDGDHANDVIQSSAQFGLSDKRHGRREASLRFKQKDIGMGEERKLPSENECDHGGKEFEFLRRRYERKAQKVFQDQLLKLEKAADNLESEFASSNSKSLENDVLKSESPRTIRTPRTNSYISSVNSKNSGHGNIKEGGVNSGKNTEELRVKVNKKRQSIHVSKELQRRKPRNSPRVRVHSPRMASKVEICKIKAIEDMKKAKLKMKKEEEISEETAGVDSFAVVKCSMDPQQDFRDSMMEMIVQRKISRPEEMEELLACYLTLNSSEYHDIIIKVFREVWLYVNKVCCLKSEAMQLQ